From the genome of Pseudomonas sp. Teo4, one region includes:
- a CDS encoding dimethylmenaquinone methyltransferase, with the protein MSLPHDYQNIAKVLGTSTLYEASGLPCAVDREIRAVWKGAFIAAPAYPLQCSPGDNLGLHLAVAKAPRGSVLVCDTADFVAGYWGEVLTVAAETAGIVGLVINGGVRDIAALEAHGFPVFARGICVKGTVKATTPSVGKPFDFSGAQVSAGDLVVADEDGVIIIPADAAEHTLREGQKRADKEAVFMGKLREGKSTLELMGLSYPEECA; encoded by the coding sequence ATGAGCCTTCCTCACGACTATCAGAACATTGCAAAGGTCCTCGGCACCTCCACCCTATATGAGGCATCCGGCCTGCCTTGCGCGGTCGACCGTGAGATTCGTGCTGTCTGGAAAGGTGCATTCATCGCCGCGCCAGCTTACCCGTTGCAGTGCTCGCCAGGTGACAACCTGGGCTTGCATCTGGCCGTGGCCAAAGCACCGCGTGGTAGCGTCCTGGTTTGTGATACCGCCGATTTCGTCGCCGGTTACTGGGGGGAAGTGCTTACCGTGGCCGCTGAAACCGCGGGCATCGTTGGCCTTGTGATCAATGGCGGCGTGCGCGACATCGCCGCGCTTGAAGCGCATGGCTTCCCGGTGTTTGCGCGGGGCATCTGCGTCAAAGGGACCGTCAAGGCGACCACGCCTTCGGTAGGCAAGCCGTTCGACTTTAGCGGCGCCCAGGTCAGCGCTGGCGACCTGGTCGTCGCGGATGAGGATGGTGTGATCATCATCCCGGCCGACGCGGCTGAACATACGCTGCGTGAGGGGCAGAAGCGCGCCGACAAAGAAGCCGTGTTCATGGGCAAGCTGCGCGAAGGCAAAAGCACCCTGGAACTGATGGGCCTTTCTTACCCGGAGGAGTGCGCGTGA
- a CDS encoding RraA family protein: MSLFDKDLVALFEGLDTPGVSDAMDKLGLPGQAFGIVPLANYGQVVVGPAFTVQYVSASTPPGTVGDFIDDVAPGDVVVIANEGRTDCTVWGDIMTQYALARGIAGTVIDGVCRDVNKALGEGYPLFSKGRFMRTGKDRVEVVAVNQPVSVGHARVCARDIVVADANGVVIVPRDRARDVAETARRIEHVEAQIREQITTGKSLKEARAALGYHSLQSKRP; encoded by the coding sequence ATGAGCCTTTTCGATAAAGACCTTGTCGCCTTGTTTGAAGGCCTGGATACCCCCGGTGTATCCGACGCGATGGACAAACTCGGCCTGCCAGGCCAAGCGTTCGGTATTGTCCCACTGGCCAACTACGGCCAGGTCGTGGTCGGCCCGGCCTTCACTGTGCAGTACGTCAGCGCCAGCACCCCGCCTGGCACTGTCGGCGACTTCATTGATGACGTTGCACCCGGCGACGTTGTGGTTATCGCCAACGAAGGCCGCACCGATTGCACAGTGTGGGGCGACATCATGACCCAGTATGCCTTGGCGCGTGGCATCGCTGGCACGGTCATTGACGGTGTCTGCCGTGATGTGAACAAGGCGCTGGGCGAAGGCTACCCGCTGTTCAGCAAAGGCCGCTTCATGCGTACCGGCAAGGACCGCGTGGAAGTCGTGGCCGTCAATCAGCCGGTGTCGGTTGGCCATGCCCGGGTTTGTGCTCGCGACATCGTCGTCGCTGATGCCAATGGCGTGGTCATCGTGCCGCGCGACCGTGCTCGGGATGTGGCAGAAACCGCGCGACGCATCGAACACGTTGAAGCGCAGATCCGCGAACAAATCACCACTGGCAAGAGCCTCAAAGAAGCCCGTGCCGCCCTCGGTTACCACTCCCTGCAGAGCAAACGACCATGA
- a CDS encoding RraA family protein has translation MSLKAPLERLAALDTNTVSDALDFLQLPGATNGLMPLWNCPKIVGRASTVQLAPKQDMAPTVHLITPVVEKIGTDDRVLVIAGGVDGISSWGDILANAARRKGIRGSIIDGFSRDIRGSADIGYPVYGRGVTMISARNRLIQVDAAVRVSMAGVEVEEGDYVIADECGTVFVQAQAIEQVLDLAERIDRRQAGMVDAVRAGRSVEEVMHDSQFEAIKVEH, from the coding sequence ATGAGCTTGAAAGCCCCGCTTGAGCGCCTGGCCGCGCTCGACACCAATACGGTGTCGGACGCGCTGGACTTCCTCCAACTCCCAGGCGCCACCAATGGCCTCATGCCGCTCTGGAACTGCCCAAAAATTGTCGGTCGAGCCAGCACCGTGCAGTTGGCCCCCAAGCAGGACATGGCGCCCACCGTTCACCTGATTACCCCGGTGGTGGAAAAGATCGGCACCGATGATCGCGTGCTGGTGATCGCCGGTGGCGTCGATGGAATCTCCAGCTGGGGCGACATCCTGGCCAATGCGGCTCGACGCAAAGGCATTCGTGGTTCGATCATCGACGGATTCAGTCGCGACATCCGCGGCAGTGCCGATATCGGTTATCCGGTCTATGGCCGCGGCGTGACCATGATCAGTGCGCGCAACCGGCTCATCCAGGTCGATGCCGCCGTCAGAGTGAGCATGGCTGGCGTGGAGGTGGAAGAGGGCGACTACGTAATCGCCGACGAATGCGGCACCGTTTTCGTTCAGGCCCAAGCCATCGAGCAGGTGCTGGACCTGGCCGAGCGCATCGACCGCCGTCAAGCCGGCATGGTTGACGCCGTCCGCGCCGGTCGTTCGGTCGAAGAGGTCATGCACGACAGCCAATTCGAAGCCATCAAGGTGGAGCACTGA